A DNA window from Phragmites australis chromosome 11, lpPhrAust1.1, whole genome shotgun sequence contains the following coding sequences:
- the LOC133884677 gene encoding vesicle-fusing ATPase, with protein sequence MAGRYYQGGGGGASMEVVSTPNQELALTNCAYVSPADIRRFPNALALVADAWVFTLRAHDAVTSGRIALNAIQRRQARVSAGDSVTVSSFVPPDDFKLALLTLELEYAKARANRNDELDAAVLAQQLRKRFLDQVMTSGQRVPFEFYGTNYVFTVNQALLENQESSTPLDRGFMSSDTYIIFEAAPNSGIKVINQKEAASSKLFKHKEFNLEKLGIGGLSAEFTDIFRRAFASRVFPPHVVSKLGIKHVKGILLYGPPGTGKTLMARQIGKLLNGKDPKIVNGPEVLSKFVGETEKNVRDLFADAENEQRTQGDQSDLHVIIFDEIDAICKSRGSTRDGTGVHDSIVNQLLTKIDGVEALNNVLLIGMTNRKDLLDEALLRPGRLEVHIEINLPDENGRLQILQIHTNKMKESSFLSPDVNLQELAARTKNYSGAELEGVVKSAVSFALNRQITMDDLTKPLDEESIKITMDDFVNALQEIIPAFGASTDNLERCRLRGIVDCGKAHKHIYQRAMLLVEQVKVSKGSPLVTCLLEGPAGSGKSAMAATVGIDSDFAYVKIISAETMIGFSESSKCAQICKVFEDAYKSQFSIIILDDIERLLEYVAIGPRFSNSISQTLLVLLKRVPPKGKNLLVIGTTSEVGFLESIGMCDVFSVTYHIPKLKKEDAKKVLHHLDVFDEGDLDAAAEALDDMPIKKLYTLVEMAAQGPAGGSAEAIYAGEEKIDINHFFSILSDIIRY encoded by the exons ATGGCAGGGAGGTACTACcagggtggtggcggcggcgcgtccATGGAGGTGGTGAGCACGCCGAACCAGGAGCTGGCCCTCACCAACTGCGCCTACGTCTCCCCCGCCGACATCCGCCGCTTCCCCAACGCGCTCGCCCTCGTCGCCGACGCCTGGGTCTTCACCTTACG TGCCCATGATGCTGTTACTAGTGGACGCATTGCCTTGAATGCTATTCAGCGTCGGCAAGCAAGGGTTTCAGCTGGGGACTCCGTTACCGTTAGCAG TTTTGTCCCTCCTGATGATTTCAAGTTGGCATTGCTCACTTTAGAGCTAGAGTATGCCAAGGCAAGAGCCAACCGGAATGACGAG CTAGATGCTGCTGTACTTGCCCAACAACTCCGGAAGAGGTTTCTTGATCAG GTCATGACCTCGGGTCAAAGGGTGCCATTTGAATTTTATGGAACAAACTATGTATTCACCGTCAATCAAGCTTTGCTAGAGAACCAAGAGAGCTCCACGCCGTTGGACAGAGGATTCATGTCAAGTGATACATACATCATATTTGAGGCTGCTCCTAATTCAGGAATTAAG GTGATCAACCAAAAGGAAGCTGCTAGCAGCAAGCTTTTCAAGCATAAAGAGTTTAACCTGGAAAAATTGGGGATAGGTGGGTTAAGTGCTGAATTCACTGACATATTTCGTAGGGCCTTTGCTTCAAGAGTATTTCCTCCTCACGTTGTTAGCAA ATTGGGCATCAAACATGTAAAGGGTATATTGCTATATGGACCTCCTGGTACTGGCAAGACTCTTATGGCCCGTCAAATCGGAAAGTTGTTGAATGGAAAAGATCCCAAG ATTGTGAACGGACCTGAAGTTCTGAGCAAGTTTGTTGGAGAAACAGAAAAGAACGTGAGAGATTTGTTTGCTGATGCTGAAAATGAGCAGAGGACACAAG GTGATCAGAGTGACCTCCATGTTATCATATTTGATGAAATCGATGCTATCTGCAAG TCTAGAGGATCTACCCGTGATGGTACAGGTGTTCACGATAGCATTGTAAATCAGCTCCTTACAAAG ATAGATGGTGTTGAGGCGCTGAATAATGTGTTGCTTATTGGAATGACCAATCGTAAGGATTTGCTTGATGAAGCTTTATTGAG GCCTGGACGATTGGAAGTTCACATTGAGATAAACCTGCCTGATGAAAATGGTCGTTTGCAAATCCTTCAAATTCATACAAATAAGATGAAAGAGAGTTCTTTCCTATCTCCGGATGTTAATCTTCAAGAGCTAG CTGCACGGACAAAGAACTACAGTGGAGCAGAGTTGGAAGGTGTTGTTAAAAGTGCTGTCTCGTTTGCTTTGAACCGGCAGATAACCATGGATGACCTCACTAAACCTTTGgatgaggaaagcattaagattACTATGGATGATTTTGTGAATGCACTTCAAGAAATTATTCCTGCGTTTGGTGCTTCCACTGATAACCTCGAAAGATGCAG GTTGCGTGGTATTGTTGACTGTGGCAAGGCACATAAGCACATTTACCAGAGAGCTATGCTTCTTGTGGAGCAGGTTAAAGTTAGCAAAGGTAGCCCACTTGTGACTTGCCTCTTGGAAGGTCCCGCTGGGAG TGGCAAATCGGCTATGGCAGCTACTGTTGGCATTGACAGTGATTTTGCATATGTCAAAATT ATATCGGCAGAAACAATGATTGGTTTCAGTGAGAGCAGCAAGTGCGCACAGATTTGCAAG GTTTTTGAGGATGCATATAAATCTCAGTTCAGCATCATAATTCTTGATGATATTGAAAG GTTACTGGAGTATGTAGCCATTGGACCACGTTTTTCAAACTCGATCTCACAGACTCTTCTGGTCCTCCTCAAGAGGGTTCCTCCTAAG GGAAAAAACTTGCTTGTCATTGGAACAACAAGTGAGGTAGGATTTCTTGAATCCATTGGAATGTGTGACGTGTTCTCCGTGACCTACCATATCCCCAAACTGAAAAAGGAGGATGCCAAAAAG GTGTTGCATCATCTTGATGTGTTTGATGAAGGAGATCTTGATGCGGCAGCAGAAGCACTGGACGAT ATGCCAATCAAGAAATTGTACACACTTGTTGAGATGGCTGCACAGGGGCCAGCTGGAGGAAGCGCAGAAGCAATTTATGCCGGAGAGGAGAAAATAGATATCAACCATTTCTTTAGCATCTTGAGTGATATTATCCGTTATTAA
- the LOC133885383 gene encoding periodic tryptophan protein 2-like: protein MNYRFQNLLGAPYRGGDAVFAGDSPVLLSAVGNRVASTDLAASSSLTLPFESSSNVTRLAASPSGDFLLAADDHGRALYANLSRRAVLHRVSFKGAPSAVRFSPDGALIAVAVGKVVQIWRSPGFRREFFPFHLLRTFPGFAAGVTAFDWSPDSAFLLASCKDLTARLLPVTKGLGGKPFLFLGHRAAVAGAFFATDKKTGRVKGVYTVSKDGAIFTWNLVEGNEENDTSPPPSPGTPEQESQQNDAQESDGGSRKRKSLGESNTNPLHLARWELQEKHFFMQSPAKLTACDYHRELDMVVVGFSNGVFGLYQMPDFVCLHLLSISREKITTAIFNSLGNWLVFGCAKLGQLLVWEWRSESYILKQQGHYFDVNCVAYSPDSQLLATGADDNKVKVWTVSSGFCFITFSEHTNAVTAVHFMANNHSLLSASLDGTIRAWDLFRYRNFRTFTTPSPRQFVSLTADQSGEVICAGTLDSFEIYVWSMKTGRLLDVLNGHEGPVHGLMFSPINAILASSSWDKTVRLWDVFESKGAVETFQHSHDVLTLAYRPDGRQIACSTLDGLIHFWDPFDGLLMYTIEGRRDISGGRLMTDRRSAANASIGKYFTTLCYSADGSYILAGGNSKYICMYDVGEQVLLRRFQITRNLSLDGVLDFLNSKRMTDAGALDLIDDEGSDVEEGIDQQTRGNLGLGLPGSMANRGRPIARTKCVKFAPTGRSFAAATTDGVLLYSVDESFIFDPTDLDIDVTPEKVEEALAENQQQRALILSLRLNEDSLIKKCIFAVDPSDVQAICSAIPYKYLQRLIDAFADLLESCPHLEFILLWSQELCKVHGHYIQQNSRTLLPALKSLQKSITRLHQDLADTCSSNEYLLKYLCSAGTKN from the exons ATGAACTACCGCTTCCAGAACCTCCTCGGTGCGCCGTACCGCGGCGGGGACGCCGTCTTCGCGGGTGACTCCCCCGTCCTCCTCTCCGCGGTCGGCAACCGCGTCGCGTCCACCGACctcgctgcctcctcctccctcacccTCCCATTTGAGTCCTCCTCCAACGTCACCCGCCTCGCCGCCTCCCCCTCGGGtgacttcctcctcgccgcggATGACCACGGCCGGGCGCTCTACGCAAACCTCAGCCGCCGTGCGGTCCTCCACCGCGTCTCCTTTAAGGGCGCGCCCTCCGCCGTCCGGTTCAGCCCCGACGGCGCGCTCATCGCCGTGGCCGTCGGAAAGGTTGTGCAGATCTGGCGGTCGCCGGGGTTCCGCAGGGAGTTCTTCCCCTTCCACCTCCTCCGCACCTTCCCGGGCTTCGCCGCCGGCGTGACAGCATTCGACTGGTCCCCGGACTCCGCATTCCTCCTCGCGTCCTGCAAGGACCTTACGGCCCGCCTCTTGCCCGTGACGAAGGGGTTGGGAGGGAAGCCATTCCTCTTCCTCGGCCACCGTGCGGCTGTCGCTGGCGCCTTCTTCGCCACAGATAAGAAGACGGGGAGAGTCAAGGGCGTTTATACAGTCTCCAAGGATGGAGCTATCTTCACATGGAATTTGGTGGAAGgaaatgaagaaaatgataCTTCACCTCCACCGTCACCAGGGACGCCAGAGCAGGAATCACAACAGAATGATGCTCAGGAATCGGATGGTGGGAGCAGGAAAAGGAAGAGTTTGGGAGAATCGAACACTAATCCACTGCATTTGGCAAGGTGGGAGCTGCAGGAAAAGCACTTCTTCATGCAGTCGCCGGCTAAGTTAACAGCATGTGATTATCACCGGGAGCTCGACATGGTGGTGGTTGGATTCTCTAACGGAGTATTTGGGCTGTATCAGATGCCAGATTTTGTGTGCCTTCACTTGCTGTCAATATCAAGGGAGAAGATCACCACTGCAATTTTCAACAGTTTGGGGAATTGGCTCGTTTTTGGATGCGCCAAACTTGGGCAGTTGCTGGTGTGGGAGTGGCGGTCGGAGAGCTACATTTTGAAGCAGCAGGGGCACTACTTCGATGTGAACTGCGTCGCATACTCACCAGACTCTCAGTTATTGGCCACTGGAGCGGATGATAACAAAGTCAAG GTCTGGACAGTTTCTTCTGGGTTCTGCTTCATTACATTTTCAGAGCATACAAACGCTGTTACTGCAGTTCATTTTATGGCCAATAACCATTCTCTTCTAAGTGCCTCCCTTGACGGGACTATACGAGCGTGGGATTTGTTCCGCTATCGCAACTTCAGAACATTTACAACCCCTTCACCTAGACAGTTTGTTTCGTTAACTGCAGACCAGAGTGGAGAAGTAATATGTGCTGGAACACTTGATTCATTTGAG ATATATGTTTGGTCAATGAAAACTGGTCGATTGTTGGATGTACTCAATGGCCATGAAGGACCAGTCCATGGTCTAATGTTTTCACCGATCAAT GCTATTTTGGCTTCATCATCATGGGACAAAACTGTTCGCCTTTGGGATGTATTTGAGAGCAAGGGTGCAGTGGAAACTTTTCAACATTCACATGATGTTCTTACTTTGGCTTATCGTCCTGATGGAAGACAGATAGCATGCAGTACATTAGATGGCCTAATCCATTTTTGGGATCCATTTGATGGCTTGTTGATGTATACAATTGAGGGCCGAAGGGATATTTCTGGGGGGCGCCTCATGACCGATAGGAGATCTGCAGCTAATGCAAGTATAGGGAAGTACTTCACGACATTATGCTATTCTGCTGATGGGAGCTATATTTTAGCTGGAGGAAACAGcaaatatatatgcatgtatgatgTTGGAGAACAG GTATTGTTGCGTAGATTCCAGATCACTCGCAATCTCTCATTGGATGGAGTTCTTGATTTTCTGAACTCAAAAAGGATGACAGATGCTGGTGCACTAGATCTCATCGATGATGAAGGTAGTGATGTTGAAGAAGGAATTGATCAACAAACAAGGGGGAACTTAGGGCTTGGTTTACCTGGGTCAATGGCAAATCGTGGAAGACCCATAGCTCGGACAAAATGTGTTAAATTTGCTCCAACTGGAAGATCTTTTGCTGCAGCGACCACTGATGGTGTTCTATTGTACTCAGTTGATGAATCATTTATTTTTGATCCAACAGACCTTGACATTGATGTTACACCCGAG AAAGTAGAGGAAGCTCTTGCAGAAAACCAACAACAGAGAGCACTTATACTTAGCCTCCGTTTAAATGAGGACTCCTTAATTAAGAAATGCATATTCGCTGTGGATCCATCCGATGTACAAGCTATTTGTTCGGCAATACCTTATAAGTATCTGCAAAGATTGATCGATGCATTTGCTGACCTTTTGGAAAGTTGTCCCCATCTGGAATTCATCCTCCTGTGGTCTCAG GAGCTATGTAAGGTTCATGGGCACTATATTCAACAGAACTCCAGAACTTTGCTTCCCGCTCTGAAATCGCTGCAGAAGTCTATAACAAGACTACATCAGGATTTGGCAGACACATGCTCTTCTAATGAGTACTTGTTGAAATATCTGTGCTCTGCTGGTACAAAGAATTAG